GATCTTTCCAGTGCAGCAGATGATCGATGTTCTTGCGTTCACCCGGTTGCCGGCCCGTGCGGGCCAGTTGGTGCGCTGTGATCTGGATGCCGGGGCGCAACGGTTCGAACGCTTCCCAGACGCGGCTGTATTCGGTCCGCGCGATCAGCCATTCCCCGTTCCGACGCACGTATTGATCGGTGTAGATCAGGCAGCCCATGGTGATTTCCTTGCGGTCGAGCGCGATGTGGAAATCTTCGCAATACCAGATGCCTTCCGCGGAATCCGGGCCGGTGAAGGTGATATCGGGCAAGTGCGCCTGATGCATGGTGATCATTTCGGAGTGATGCGCATTCATCAGGAAATCGATCATTTCATCGACGCCGTTGGCCATCGCCGTATAAGCGCCGCCGCGATATTCCACGGTAACGTCTTCTGTGAAAATTTGCCGCAGTAAAGCTTCGTCACCGAGGTCGGTCGCACGGCAATAGCGGCTTTTCAGACGCTTGATCGCTTCAAGATCAGGCAACTGCTCAACAGTATAGGACATTGCACCCTCTCCTTTGTATTTTCGCATTACGCTTGGTTATGAGTTGAGAAATCGCGCCAGTTCGCCGGCGAAAATGGCGGCGATCGTTTCTGGGTCGGCGCGCCATCCGGCGATCAGATCCATCGACAACTGGTCCAGTTGCGACAGCAGCATGTGGGCACGCACGGCATCTTCGCCATCAGGCGCATCGGCGGCACGGGCGAAGGCGGGGTAAACCGGGGCGAGCCGGTAGAACGCTTCGGCATAGCGGGCGCGGGTGCGCGCTGCGAACGATGGTTCAACCGCGACCACGTGGCGGAATATGCGCATATATTCGTGCTGTTCGATCATCACCGCAAAGCGGCGCAACACCCATATTGCCAGATCTTCCTGTGCAGGATGCGGGCCGAGTGCGGCCAGCGCGTCGAAATCTTTCAGAATGAACACGCCCACATATTCGGCAAGCGCTTCTGCCGCGCTGAACCTGGTCGGGAAGTAGACGTAGAAACCGGGGCGGCTGATGCCGGCTTCTTTGGCAATGTCATCCACGGTCGTCAGTTCATAACCCAGCCGCGTGAAGGTGTTTTTGGCTGCCTCGAGAATGCGCAGGCGCGTGGTTTCGCCGCGCAGGCTGCGGGCATCGATCAGCTTCAGCGATGCCAGATGGTCCGTCAGAGGTGTGGTCAGTGCGACGGAAGACATAGGCGTTACGACTCTTTCAAATGCCCGATTTCGCGAGCGTACATCCATATCTGACATTTTGTCAAAAAGATTAGACGTTCTGTCATAATTTATGGGATGTAGCCATGGAGGAGCGGGCCCCCAAGGACAGGCGCCGGGCACGGGATATCGCAAGGGCTGAGGAACCGGATTTCGGCTCGCGCGTCGATGCGGCATGATATCGCGATAAAATTTGATCCATGTCCTTGTGTTGCAAACAGGCAACACTATCTTTTGCCGAAAGGTATGAGGGACGACTCATGAATCTCGAAAAATTCACCGATCGTGCAAAAGGTTTCATCCAATCGGCGCAGACCGGCGCAATCCGCATGAATCACCAGCGGATCACGCCGGAACATCTGTTGAAGGCGCTGCTGGAAGACAAGGAAGGGATGGCGGCCGGGCTGATCCAGCGGGCAGGCGGCAATCCGCAATTCGCCACGCAGGAACTGGACAAGGCGCTGGCGAAAATTCCGGCGGTATCGGGCGGCGGGGCGCAGCAGACGCCCGGGCTGGATAACGATGCCGTGCGGATTCTCGATCAGGCAGAACAGCTCGCGACCAAGGCGGGTGACAGTTACGTGCCGGTTCAGCGGATCGTGCAGGCGCTGGCCCTTGCGGCCAACACACCGGCCGGGCAGGCGCTGAAAGCGGCGAATGTAACCCCGCAGGCGCTGGAAACGGCCATTCAGGATGTCACCGGCGGGCGCGCCGCGCACAGTGCCGGTGCGGAAGAAAGCTACGATGCCCTTGGCAAATATGCGCGTGACCTGACGCAGGCGGCGCGCGACGGCAAACTCGATCCGGTTATCGGCCGCGACGAGGAAATTCGCCGTACGGTGCAAATCCTCGCCCGGCGGACGAAGAACAATCCGGTCCTCATCGGCGATCCTGGCGTGGGCAAGACGGCCATCGCCGAAGGGCTCGCGCTGCGCATCGCCAATGGCGACGTGCCCGACAGCCTGAAAGGCCGCAAGCTGATGGCGCTCGATATGGGTGCGCTGATTGCCGGTGCGAAATATCGTGGCGAATTCGAGGAACGGCTCAAGGCAGTGCTCGACGAAGTGAAAGGCGCCGAAGGCGACATCATCCTGTTCATCGACGAGATGCACACGCTTATCGGCGCGGGCAAATCCGAAGGGGCGATGGATGCGGGCAACCTGCTCAAGCCCGCGCTGGCGCGCGGCGAACTGCATTGTATCGGTGCGACCACGCTCGACGAATATCAGAAGTACGTTGAGAAAGACGCCGCATTGCAGCGTCGTTTCCAGCCGGTCTTCGTGGGTGAACCGACGGTTGAGGACACGATTTCGATCTTGCGCGGCCTGAAGGACCGTTACGAGCTGCATCACGGCGTGCGGATTACGGATGGCGCGATCGTGGCGGCGGCGACGCTTTCTAACCGCTATATCTCCGACCGGTTCCTGCCTGACAAGGCGATCGATCTGATGGACGAAGCGGCCAGCCGCATCCGCATGGAAGTGGAATCGAAGCCGGAAGAAATCGAAGGCCTCGACCGGCGTATCATCCAGTTGAAGATCGAGGAATCGGCGCTCGGCAAGGAAACCGATCAGGCTTCGAAGGACCGCCTGGTCGCCCTGCGTGAGGAACTGGCCAATCTTGAGCAACGCTCCAGCGAGTTGACCACGCGTTGGCAGAACGAACGCGACAAGATCGCCGCCGAAAGCAAGGTGAAGGAAGAACTGGATCAGGCGCGGATGGAACTCGATCAGGCGCAGCGTTCGGGCGATCTCGGACGGGCGGGTGAACTGTCCTACGGCCGCATTCCGGAACTGGAAAAGCAACTGGCGGATGCCCAGGGCCAGACGAGCAACGCCTTGCTGCGCGAAGAAGTGACGGAGGACGATATCGCTGCGGTCGTCAGCCGGTGGACGGGCGTGCCCGTGGACCGGATGATGGAAGGCGAGCGTGAAAAGCTGCTCAAAATGGAAGACATGCTGGGCAAACGCGTGATCGGGCAGAGGGATGCCGTTGTCGCGGTGTCCAAGGCCGTGCGGCGTGCCCGTGCGGGTTTGCAGGACCCGAACCGGCCGTTGGGCAGTTTCCTGTTCCTCGGCCCGACGGGTGTGGGCAAGACCGAACTGACCAAGGCGCTGGCCGAATTCCTGTTTGACGATGACACTGCCATGGTGCGCATCGACATGAGCGAATTCATGGAGAAGCACGCGGTGGCGCGCCTGATCGGTGCCCCTCCGGGCTATGTCGGTTATGAGGAAGGCGGCGTCCTGACCGAGGCGGTACGGCGGCGGCCTTATCAGGTCGTGCTGTTCGACGAGGTGGAGAAGGCGCACAACGATGTCTTCAACGTGCTGCTGCAGGTGCTGGACGATGGCCGTCTGACCGATGGGCAGGGGCGCGTGGTGGACTTCAGCAATACGCTGATCATCCTTACCTCGAACCTTGGCAGCCAGTATCTTGCCAATCTCGAGGAAGGGCAGGACGTGGAGAGTGTGGAACCGCAGGTCATGGATGTGGTGCGCAGCCACTTCCGGCCTGAATTCCTCAATCGCCTTGATGAAATCATCCTGTTCCACCGGCTGGGCGCCGAACACATGGGGCCGATTGTCGATATTCAGGTGGCGCGGGTGCAGAAGCTGCTGAAGGATCGCAAGATCACGCTCGATCTCACCGATGCGGCGGAGCGCTGGCTTGGCCGGGTCGGCTATGATCCGGTCTATGGCGCGCGTCCGCTCAAGCGGGCGGTCCAGCGCTATCTGCAGGATCCGCTGGCCGAAAGGCTGCTTGCCGGGGAAATCCCCGATGGCTCGACCGTCCATATCGATGAAGGCGACGGTGCGCTGAATATCACGGTCAACTGAATGGGAAGGCCTCGGGAAACCGGGGCCTTATTCCTTGTGGGTTCCCGCCTTGACCGCCCTTTGCCTGCTGCCGTAACCCGGGGCGCGGTTCAGGGGAGATTGGCAGTGCAGAACGAATGGCACATCGGGGTCATTGGGGGCTCCGGCCTGTACAGCGATATCGGGCTGGAAGATGCCCAGGAGATTGCGATTGCCAGCCCGTTCGGGGAACCGTCCGGCCCGGTCACGCTCGGCAGGATCGGGGCGATCCGTTTCAGTTTCATCGCGCGGCACGGCGCGGGGCATCGTCTTTCGCCGTCCACAGTCAATTACCGGGCGAATATCGACGCGTTGAAGCGCTGCGGGGTGACCGACCTTCTGGCCATGTCCGCCGTGGGATCGCTGCAGGAAGGCTATGCGCCCGGATCTTTCGTTGCGGTCGACCAGTTGATTGACCGCACCATGGGGCGGGCCAGCACATTCTTCGATACCGGGCTGGTCGCCCATGTCAGCCTGGCGGACCCGGTGTGTCCACGCCTTGCCGAACTGGCCAGCAGCGCAGCCGAGAACGCGGGGGGCAAGGTTCACCGCGGCGGATGCTATATCGCGATCGAAGGCCCACAATTTTCGACACGCGCGGAAAGCCGCATGTATCGCCAATGGGGGGCGGACGTTATCGGCATGACCGGGATGCCCGAGGCCCGGTTGGCGCGTGAGGCCGAATTGCCCTACGCCATGCTGGCGATGGTGACCGATTACGACAGTTGGCGCGAAAGCGAAGCCGGGGTCGAGGTTTCGGATGTGCTGGCGGTGATGCAGGCCAATGCGGCCATTGCGCGGCGCACCTTGCGATGTCTGGCGGAAAGCCTGCCCGCCAATCGCGTTGCCGTTGCTGCGGACAGGGCGCTGGATGGCGCGCTTATCACGGCGCCCGGTGCGCAGGATGCCGCTATGTGGTGCAAACTCGATGCGGTGGCGGGAAGGATTGCTGCCCGCCGCTGAACACACCGGTTTTTCGCGCCGGGCAGAAGCGAAAGACCCGGCCTTCCAGCCGGGTCCCGCCTGCTTACTTTGGTTTCATCACCCCGCTGGCGAAGGTGTCCGAAATCGAACAGGCCGCCGGGCCGAGAATGACGACGAACAGCGTCGGCAGAATGAACAGGATGAGCGGCACGGTCATGATCGCGGGCAGACGCGCGGCTTTTTCTTCCGCGCGCATCATGCGTTCGTTGCGGAATTCGGCGGAGAGCACGCGCAGGGCGGATGCCAGCGGCGTGCCGTATCGTTCCGTCTGGATCATCGTGGTGACGACCCCGCGCACCGCATCCAGATCGACGCGGTAGGCCAGGTTGTTGAAGGCCTGTTTGCGTTCGGTCAGAAATGCCAGCTCGATCGCGGTCAGGGTGAATTCGTCACCCAGTTCCGGATAGGCGCGCCCCAGTTCCCGGGCAACGCGGTTAAAGGCTGCGTCCACCGTGAGACCGGCTTCCGCACAGATGACCAGCAGGTCGAGCGCATCGGGCAAGCCCTTGCGAATGGCGTCAGAGCGCTTGCTGATGAGATTCTTGATATAGATATCCGGGGCCTTGTAGGCGCCCACGGTCATCGCAGCAAAGCCGAAGAAACGTTTCAACGGGCCCCATTCGGGGAACGTGTCGGAAAAGTAGAACAGGATAACCGCGAGGATACCAAAGACAATCGGCAGGATCAGTCGTCCGAACACGACCGCGACGGCGATTTCCTTGTTACGAATGCCAGCTTGCGCCAGCTTCTGCTGAATTTTTTTGAGTTCGGTATCTTGTAAGACTTTCATGCCTTCCAGGGCCGACCGCATCTTGTCGGTGGTTTCGTTCTTTCGAACGATACTGACACGTTTCTTCGCCGCGCTGGTTATGATCCCGGCCTTGAGCTGTTCGCGACGGGCGTTGAGGGTTTTGACCCGCTTGGCCATCGGATCGCGCACTGTCACGGCGGCGTAGATCGCGAACATGACAGCCAGAGCTGCGATGCCAGCCAGAATGGTACCGACGAGAAAGACGTCGAAACCGAGGAGAGTGGGGCCCGGAGGAGTGTTGATCATGATCGTTGTCGCCTGTCCTCGCTCAGATTTCGAAGCTGACCATCTTGGCCATGATGAAGCCGCCAATGCACATCCAGATGAAGCCGCCGATACCCGCAACTATCAGACGCTCGTCGATGAAAAACCGGCCGATGTATTCCGGGTTCACAAACCAGACCATGCCGAACACGAAGAATGGCAGAGACCCGACGATGTAGGCTGAGGCTTTGGATTCGGACGACATCGCCCTGATCTTCAGTTTCATCTGCGCGCGCTTGCGCAGCACATCGGCCAGATTGGAGAGCGTTTCAGCCAGATTGCCGCCCGTTTCGCGCTGAATGGCAAGCGTAATGCAAAAAAAGCTGAATTCTGCGGTATCGAGCCTGTCCGATGTTTCCTGCAGTGCTTCTTCCATGGTCCGCCCGACCTTGATGCGGTCGACGACGGCTTTGAATTCCTCACCCACCGGGCCGGGAACTTCCTGCGCTACCACGCCAAGCGTTTCGGTTACCGGTAAGCCCGAACGCAAGCCACGAACCAGCAGTTCGATCGCATCCGGGAATTTGGTGGTGAAGGCATTGGTGCGTTTCTTGACCTGACTATTGACCACCATGTGCGGCAAACCGCCGCCAATGACGAAGCCAAAACCCAAGGCAAGCAAGAGAGCACCCGATTTCAGGTATATCAGCAATGCGATAGCGAGACCGAGCCCGATAGAGGCGTAGATGTAATGCGCCACAGTCCAGGGTTTTCCGGTACGATGGAGACGCAGGGTAAGGGCCTCGATCCGCGATTTCGAACCGGCGACCTGATGCATCTTCGGCTTGCGTGCGGCGACAGCCTTGCGCAACTGCGCTTCGACCCGGTCCGACGTGCTCTCGGCATAACGTTCGCGTACGGTCTGAAGCCGGCGCGCGCTTGCCTTGGCGACCGAAGGGCCAGAAAACGCCGCGAACGCCAGCAGCAGCGTCAGCATCAGCCCTACGGCGATCAGCAACATTTGAGGTATGCTCATGGTCCGCCTCTGACTATTCCGGCGATGGCTGTCGGTTCGCGGGGGGCTGTTACCTCAGCCATTCCCCGCGGAATCCGATCAGGCGTTCGCTTTTTCCTTCTTGGCAATCAGCCCCTTGAGGTCGATCTTGCCGAGCAGCGAGCTTTTGCTTTTCGAAGCTGTGCTTTCGCCGCTTTCATCGGGTTCGATGTCGCTGTGGATGATTGCCTGCGCGACATTGCGCACTATCGCACT
This genomic window from Caenibius tardaugens NBRC 16725 contains:
- a CDS encoding type II secretion system F family protein is translated as MINTPPGPTLLGFDVFLVGTILAGIAALAVMFAIYAAVTVRDPMAKRVKTLNARREQLKAGIITSAAKKRVSIVRKNETTDKMRSALEGMKVLQDTELKKIQQKLAQAGIRNKEIAVAVVFGRLILPIVFGILAVILFYFSDTFPEWGPLKRFFGFAAMTVGAYKAPDIYIKNLISKRSDAIRKGLPDALDLLVICAEAGLTVDAAFNRVARELGRAYPELGDEFTLTAIELAFLTERKQAFNNLAYRVDLDAVRGVVTTMIQTERYGTPLASALRVLSAEFRNERMMRAEEKAARLPAIMTVPLILFILPTLFVVILGPAACSISDTFASGVMKPK
- a CDS encoding TetR/AcrR family transcriptional regulator, which translates into the protein MSSVALTTPLTDHLASLKLIDARSLRGETTRLRILEAAKNTFTRLGYELTTVDDIAKEAGISRPGFYVYFPTRFSAAEALAEYVGVFILKDFDALAALGPHPAQEDLAIWVLRRFAVMIEQHEYMRIFRHVVAVEPSFAARTRARYAEAFYRLAPVYPAFARAADAPDGEDAVRAHMLLSQLDQLSMDLIAGWRADPETIAAIFAGELARFLNS
- a CDS encoding nuclear transport factor 2 family protein, translating into MSYTVEQLPDLEAIKRLKSRYCRATDLGDEALLRQIFTEDVTVEYRGGAYTAMANGVDEMIDFLMNAHHSEMITMHQAHLPDITFTGPDSAEGIWYCEDFHIALDRKEITMGCLIYTDQYVRRNGEWLIARTEYSRVWEAFEPLRPGIQITAHQLARTGRQPGERKNIDHLLHWKDRAAA
- a CDS encoding type II secretion system F family protein, with translation MSIPQMLLIAVGLMLTLLLAFAAFSGPSVAKASARRLQTVRERYAESTSDRVEAQLRKAVAARKPKMHQVAGSKSRIEALTLRLHRTGKPWTVAHYIYASIGLGLAIALLIYLKSGALLLALGFGFVIGGGLPHMVVNSQVKKRTNAFTTKFPDAIELLVRGLRSGLPVTETLGVVAQEVPGPVGEEFKAVVDRIKVGRTMEEALQETSDRLDTAEFSFFCITLAIQRETGGNLAETLSNLADVLRKRAQMKLKIRAMSSESKASAYIVGSLPFFVFGMVWFVNPEYIGRFFIDERLIVAGIGGFIWMCIGGFIMAKMVSFEI
- the mtnP gene encoding S-methyl-5'-thioadenosine phosphorylase, translating into MQNEWHIGVIGGSGLYSDIGLEDAQEIAIASPFGEPSGPVTLGRIGAIRFSFIARHGAGHRLSPSTVNYRANIDALKRCGVTDLLAMSAVGSLQEGYAPGSFVAVDQLIDRTMGRASTFFDTGLVAHVSLADPVCPRLAELASSAAENAGGKVHRGGCYIAIEGPQFSTRAESRMYRQWGADVIGMTGMPEARLAREAELPYAMLAMVTDYDSWRESEAGVEVSDVLAVMQANAAIARRTLRCLAESLPANRVAVAADRALDGALITAPGAQDAAMWCKLDAVAGRIAARR
- the clpB gene encoding ATP-dependent chaperone ClpB, which gives rise to MNLEKFTDRAKGFIQSAQTGAIRMNHQRITPEHLLKALLEDKEGMAAGLIQRAGGNPQFATQELDKALAKIPAVSGGGAQQTPGLDNDAVRILDQAEQLATKAGDSYVPVQRIVQALALAANTPAGQALKAANVTPQALETAIQDVTGGRAAHSAGAEESYDALGKYARDLTQAARDGKLDPVIGRDEEIRRTVQILARRTKNNPVLIGDPGVGKTAIAEGLALRIANGDVPDSLKGRKLMALDMGALIAGAKYRGEFEERLKAVLDEVKGAEGDIILFIDEMHTLIGAGKSEGAMDAGNLLKPALARGELHCIGATTLDEYQKYVEKDAALQRRFQPVFVGEPTVEDTISILRGLKDRYELHHGVRITDGAIVAAATLSNRYISDRFLPDKAIDLMDEAASRIRMEVESKPEEIEGLDRRIIQLKIEESALGKETDQASKDRLVALREELANLEQRSSELTTRWQNERDKIAAESKVKEELDQARMELDQAQRSGDLGRAGELSYGRIPELEKQLADAQGQTSNALLREEVTEDDIAAVVSRWTGVPVDRMMEGEREKLLKMEDMLGKRVIGQRDAVVAVSKAVRRARAGLQDPNRPLGSFLFLGPTGVGKTELTKALAEFLFDDDTAMVRIDMSEFMEKHAVARLIGAPPGYVGYEEGGVLTEAVRRRPYQVVLFDEVEKAHNDVFNVLLQVLDDGRLTDGQGRVVDFSNTLIILTSNLGSQYLANLEEGQDVESVEPQVMDVVRSHFRPEFLNRLDEIILFHRLGAEHMGPIVDIQVARVQKLLKDRKITLDLTDAAERWLGRVGYDPVYGARPLKRAVQRYLQDPLAERLLAGEIPDGSTVHIDEGDGALNITVN